In Desulfomonile tiedjei DSM 6799, a genomic segment contains:
- a CDS encoding DUF6178 family protein — translation MESFGLVVHDEQTFFSKVVNSGMEQGLFTRDRADEIIRVSIAMANKYVIQKEVDFRSTEELAKVQETVLKLIGVGLEIKSKGEVETAVSLLMEASPVELFRLAYTRIDKLRHNWRRLLQDHKIPILVRPDEYECLADLTCQRLANMSIFTDAEVHTISSLTLSDELFSSLSLVEYYEAELERYQFILRLKDILPFDLLNRSPNLEAENLSEVDSLRESLINTLVIGTYTNSSDPVTVSMEDVREFLEAIDVEAAMSLFPEDVENAVLDVIQELGEDLDESEGALLAKEIIHTSQKLIETIVSEWDTISSSSENVFFKRWCRLVVLAGAPDPLERILSERAALDEFDFELVFSQLLNRSPEGVSEIIQRLPWRRMSPDQIIRLFHNLEQYQEELAAQADLAGFNSAELIDLLEGLTPPALQRLIPALTKPFQEAQFSMEDLEILAGLPNAESVGLLMKTGGPSDYTREQILQEYKEGSDQTKRVLFYSCSGTEFFGTLFQEAWAMDQAQVKKMMKSVPTDEIGRLILAANDGRFPRGLNDPNQKVQFDSEEVDSFFSKLTAARKKAVVKYLTAQQSNPDE, via the coding sequence ATGGAATCGTTCGGTCTGGTTGTTCACGATGAACAGACCTTTTTTTCAAAAGTTGTCAATTCCGGCATGGAGCAGGGACTTTTTACGCGGGACAGGGCTGATGAAATAATCAGAGTCTCCATAGCCATGGCGAACAAATATGTGATCCAAAAAGAGGTGGATTTCAGATCCACAGAGGAGCTTGCCAAAGTCCAGGAAACAGTGCTCAAGCTTATCGGCGTGGGCCTCGAAATCAAGAGCAAAGGTGAAGTTGAAACAGCCGTATCTTTGCTGATGGAAGCTTCTCCTGTGGAATTGTTCCGTCTGGCGTACACGAGAATAGATAAATTGAGGCATAATTGGAGACGACTGCTCCAGGATCATAAAATTCCCATATTGGTGCGTCCCGATGAATATGAATGCCTCGCTGATCTCACGTGTCAGCGGCTGGCAAACATGAGCATTTTTACGGATGCGGAAGTTCATACGATTTCGTCACTGACGCTTTCTGACGAGTTATTTTCCTCATTGAGCCTCGTGGAATACTATGAGGCTGAGTTGGAGCGTTATCAGTTCATCCTGCGTCTCAAAGACATTCTTCCGTTCGATTTGCTAAACAGATCGCCCAACCTGGAAGCCGAAAATCTGTCCGAGGTGGATTCGCTTCGTGAATCGCTGATCAATACCCTGGTAATCGGAACGTACACGAATTCCTCAGATCCCGTCACAGTGAGCATGGAAGACGTGCGAGAGTTTCTCGAAGCCATTGACGTCGAAGCTGCGATGTCTCTCTTTCCTGAAGATGTCGAAAACGCAGTCCTGGATGTCATACAGGAACTCGGGGAAGATCTGGATGAATCAGAAGGAGCACTTCTCGCAAAAGAGATCATCCATACCTCACAAAAATTGATCGAAACGATAGTTTCAGAATGGGATACCATCTCATCTTCTTCGGAAAATGTCTTTTTCAAGAGATGGTGCAGGTTGGTGGTCCTCGCAGGGGCCCCGGATCCGCTTGAACGGATTCTTTCCGAAAGAGCCGCTCTTGACGAGTTTGATTTTGAGTTAGTCTTTTCTCAGTTATTGAACAGATCGCCAGAGGGAGTCTCGGAAATCATCCAGCGTCTTCCCTGGAGACGAATGAGCCCGGATCAGATAATTCGCCTCTTTCACAATCTGGAGCAGTATCAGGAAGAATTAGCTGCTCAGGCCGATTTGGCTGGCTTCAACTCCGCAGAATTGATCGATTTGCTGGAAGGGCTGACCCCTCCCGCGCTTCAGCGGCTGATACCGGCTCTGACAAAGCCTTTTCAGGAAGCCCAATTCTCTATGGAGGATTTGGAGATTCTGGCAGGATTACCCAATGCGGAAAGTGTGGGCCTGCTCATGAAAACCGGGGGCCCCAGCGATTATACGCGGGAACAGATACTTCAGGAGTACAAAGAAGGTTCCGATCAGACAAAGCGTGTCCTGTTCTATTCTTGTTCCGGAACCGAGTTTTTCGGCACCTTGTTTCAGGAGGCTTGGGCTATGGATCAAGCCCAAGTCAAAAAGATGATGAAGTCTGTGCCAACTGACGAAATCGGTCGGCTCATTCTTGCAGCAAATGACGGCCGATTTCCACGCGGGTTGAACGATCCGAATCAGAAAGTGCAGTTTGATTCGGAAGAAGTTGACAGCTTTTTTTCCAAGCTGACTGCGGCCAGGAAGAAGGCAGTCGTAAAATACCTCACAGCGCAACAGTCTAATCCTGACGAATAG
- a CDS encoding M24 family metallopeptidase yields MLEIGSKLNQLRVDAILLNSSEVLISTNLRYLTGFTGSDATVLITPSEGHLLTDGRYKTQAKEETTGLEIHIVRSRLDSAARLIKARGIKRLGIEAGRMTQEFGRELTRRVRDLLLVPLSRVFVETLRIRKTPAEKDKIKTAAKIASNACRDVLKGALVGRKEADVAADLELLFRRGGAEGTAFETIVASGPRAALPHGAASDKVIQPGELIVVDYGCRFQGYSSDETVTCIVGKASKRQKEIHKTVYDAHMRALEAVREGVSVRELDRIARQSIDHAGYGKYFLHGLGHGVGMETHEAPYLSPRGKGVLQEGMVFTIEPGIYIEDYGGVRLESLVYLGGSGPEILSEMPKDLISVS; encoded by the coding sequence ATGCTGGAGATTGGATCAAAACTCAATCAACTACGTGTAGACGCAATCCTGCTCAATTCGTCCGAGGTGCTGATTTCTACGAATCTCAGGTACCTGACCGGGTTCACGGGATCTGATGCTACGGTGCTGATCACTCCCTCAGAAGGTCACCTCCTCACAGACGGAAGGTACAAGACTCAGGCAAAAGAAGAGACTACCGGTTTGGAGATTCACATCGTCCGGAGCAGGCTGGATTCTGCTGCTCGGCTGATAAAAGCTCGTGGTATCAAGCGCCTGGGGATTGAAGCCGGTAGAATGACTCAAGAATTCGGCCGCGAGCTGACACGACGGGTTCGCGATCTTCTGTTGGTGCCTCTGAGCAGAGTCTTCGTGGAAACACTGAGAATCCGCAAGACACCTGCTGAAAAAGATAAGATCAAAACCGCGGCGAAAATAGCTTCGAATGCATGCCGAGACGTCTTGAAAGGCGCACTAGTGGGACGAAAAGAAGCTGATGTGGCTGCTGACCTGGAGCTCCTGTTTCGACGGGGAGGAGCAGAGGGAACCGCATTCGAGACCATTGTCGCTTCGGGGCCTCGAGCAGCGCTTCCGCATGGTGCCGCTTCCGACAAAGTGATCCAACCCGGAGAATTGATCGTCGTGGACTATGGATGCCGCTTTCAAGGATACAGCAGTGACGAGACGGTCACCTGCATAGTAGGTAAAGCTTCCAAGCGTCAAAAGGAGATACACAAAACGGTGTACGATGCCCATATGCGAGCTTTGGAAGCAGTGAGAGAAGGCGTGAGCGTCCGTGAGTTAGATAGAATTGCAAGGCAAAGCATTGACCATGCCGGATACGGTAAATATTTTCTTCACGGGTTAGGGCATGGAGTCGGGATGGAAACTCATGAAGCCCCCTACCTGTCCCCCCGCGGCAAAGGAGTCCTTCAGGAAGGAATGGTATTTACCATAGAACCGGGCATCTATATTGAAGACTACGGGGGCGTACGCCTCGAAAGTCTGGTCTACCTCGGCGGGTCAGGGCCTGAAATACTCTCGGAAATGCCCAAAGACCTGATTTCAGTATCCTGA
- a CDS encoding ABC transporter substrate-binding protein, translated as MMRRRLPSIMLAVFLACLLAAGLVFAQEIKVGAVQPITGRFAFAGVNINAGLEDALMMANEDGGINGKKIKYIMEDGQYQLDVATAAFKRIMSRDNPLIMYGESTGLGKAMSPEIKRYKVLYSSTSFSGELADPAANPFVFVPGPTYSDMFGILLKFIEKEKPGAKVAFFYSDTEFGKDPIPYAREMCKKLKLDLVAEEVAAVGAVDVTSQVLDLKRKAPDYVIFQGFVLSPVAEVIKQCRDYGMQCKFMGTFWGATKTLLDNLGPLAEGYLAVNPYMYWWNEDVPMIKKIREYTKKTYPKVAFRDNSYMQGFMTGLIFVECLKRADKAGQLNGDGLVKALQSLKDFDTGGLSAPYTIKDNKFPVARIWKANIGKKIYEPASDWIRLDE; from the coding sequence ATGATGAGAAGAAGACTGCCTTCAATTATGCTCGCCGTATTCCTCGCGTGTCTCTTGGCCGCAGGGCTCGTGTTTGCCCAGGAGATCAAGGTGGGAGCCGTTCAGCCCATAACCGGCCGGTTCGCATTTGCAGGAGTGAACATCAATGCGGGCCTGGAAGATGCACTCATGATGGCCAATGAAGACGGTGGAATCAATGGAAAGAAAATCAAGTACATTATGGAAGACGGCCAGTATCAGTTAGATGTTGCCACCGCGGCATTTAAGAGAATTATGTCCAGAGACAATCCGCTCATCATGTACGGCGAGAGCACGGGACTCGGGAAAGCCATGTCTCCGGAAATCAAGCGGTACAAAGTCCTGTACTCATCGACATCTTTTTCCGGCGAACTTGCCGATCCCGCAGCAAACCCGTTCGTATTTGTGCCTGGTCCGACGTATAGCGACATGTTTGGGATTCTGCTCAAGTTCATCGAAAAGGAAAAGCCCGGGGCCAAAGTTGCCTTTTTCTATAGCGATACCGAGTTCGGCAAAGATCCCATTCCGTATGCAAGGGAAATGTGCAAAAAGCTGAAACTTGATCTTGTCGCGGAAGAGGTTGCAGCAGTCGGCGCAGTGGACGTGACGTCCCAGGTGCTCGACCTCAAACGTAAAGCGCCTGATTACGTGATTTTCCAGGGATTCGTACTTTCTCCTGTTGCTGAAGTAATCAAACAGTGCCGGGATTACGGGATGCAGTGCAAGTTTATGGGCACTTTCTGGGGCGCAACCAAGACGCTTTTAGATAATCTCGGACCTCTGGCTGAAGGGTATCTCGCTGTGAATCCCTACATGTACTGGTGGAATGAAGATGTTCCCATGATCAAGAAGATCAGGGAATACACGAAGAAGACCTATCCCAAAGTTGCTTTTCGCGATAATTCGTACATGCAGGGTTTCATGACAGGACTCATCTTCGTGGAATGCCTCAAACGAGCAGACAAAGCCGGTCAACTGAATGGTGACGGTCTGGTGAAGGCGCTGCAGTCTCTGAAAGACTTTGACACCGGCGGATTGTCTGCACCGTACACGATCAAAGATAACAAGTTTCCTGTTGCTAGAATCTGGAAAGCCAACATAGGAAAGAAGATTTACGAGCCTGCTTCCGATTGGATAAGGCTGGACGAGTAG
- a CDS encoding radical SAM/SPASM domain-containing protein yields the protein MAPLFSNITGLPVHITNLKIFANALQALFDTRNRVIRKAKGVSFGDAFFNFIKLSFLQKTVLRYRHMVRFGDKVLLDSTFPPFPSPAFYKRISNYINNLDLTGLPSGIVSISTTNCCPYSCAFCSTNAKHNLDTDLDEELLKNTIRQVENLGVATLILHGGEPMYRYDRFLRLVKHVSKDTCLWMFTTGYGVTAENAAELKQNGLFGVWVSLDHYRPEIHNKMRGNPEAFQNACKAIEHFKNAGVYTCLSLVPPPDFLDPEEFKKFYNLARDLGVAEIRVMELKPSGREACRGVIPHSPILEQLQKDLFKDPAYQAYPPLNGLSTWLEKDPALGCQCRFEYLFITSTGEVQPCEATQISFGNIKDEPFPEIYKRACKAFPRPSTGCIPMVMYSEVREFDKMKDRLSSQEKSVISTKIMKSFQDRGIIPGAYRALWSHYEKRLKTYRKRNSPEIPD from the coding sequence ATGGCACCATTATTCTCGAATATTACCGGCTTGCCAGTTCATATTACGAATCTGAAGATATTTGCGAATGCCCTGCAGGCCCTTTTTGACACGCGAAACCGGGTTATAAGAAAAGCCAAAGGAGTCAGCTTCGGGGATGCGTTTTTCAATTTCATAAAACTGTCTTTCCTTCAGAAAACTGTGCTCAGGTATCGTCATATGGTCAGGTTTGGAGACAAAGTGCTTCTGGATAGTACTTTTCCGCCCTTTCCCAGCCCGGCTTTCTATAAACGCATCTCGAATTATATCAATAACTTGGATTTGACCGGCCTGCCATCAGGCATAGTCTCGATTTCCACCACGAATTGCTGCCCGTACTCATGCGCGTTCTGCTCCACGAATGCAAAACACAATCTTGATACGGACCTTGATGAAGAGTTGCTGAAAAACACCATTCGTCAGGTGGAGAATCTCGGTGTTGCAACGCTCATTCTTCACGGCGGGGAGCCCATGTATCGTTACGATCGTTTTCTTCGTCTGGTGAAACATGTGAGTAAGGATACTTGCCTGTGGATGTTTACCACGGGGTACGGCGTTACTGCGGAGAACGCTGCCGAGCTGAAACAAAACGGGTTATTCGGAGTATGGGTCAGCCTCGACCATTATCGCCCCGAGATCCACAATAAGATGAGGGGAAATCCTGAGGCTTTTCAAAACGCGTGCAAAGCAATCGAACACTTCAAGAATGCGGGTGTGTACACATGCCTGTCTCTGGTACCGCCGCCGGACTTTCTGGATCCCGAAGAGTTCAAGAAATTTTACAATCTGGCGAGAGATCTCGGGGTGGCGGAGATCAGAGTAATGGAACTGAAGCCTTCAGGCCGGGAAGCATGCCGTGGTGTCATTCCCCATAGCCCGATTCTGGAACAACTGCAAAAAGACCTGTTCAAAGATCCCGCATATCAAGCATACCCGCCGTTGAACGGGCTTTCCACGTGGCTGGAAAAAGACCCTGCACTGGGCTGCCAATGCAGGTTTGAATACCTGTTTATAACCTCCACCGGCGAAGTTCAACCGTGTGAGGCTACCCAGATTTCCTTCGGCAATATCAAAGACGAACCTTTTCCGGAAATCTATAAGCGGGCATGCAAAGCGTTCCCCCGGCCTTCTACCGGCTGTATTCCCATGGTGATGTATTCGGAAGTTCGGGAATTCGATAAAATGAAAGATCGACTCTCTTCCCAGGAAAAATCAGTGATATCAACGAAAATCATGAAATCATTTCAGGATCGGGGCATAATTCCCGGTGCTTATCGAGCGTTGTGGTCACATTATGAAAAGAGGCTGAAAACATATCGCAAGAGGAATTCTCCAGAAATTCCAGACTGA
- a CDS encoding branched-chain amino acid ABC transporter permease: MDIIPQIIVSGLAAGGVYGLIALGFVLIYKATSILNLATGEFMTVGAFICFTGLTYLSLPFSVAFIGTLLFAAFLGIIVERLMLRPLIGEPIISVIMVTIGLGSILKGLTHMIWSPEYRSFPRIFPPQPLDLGFAIVPSGLLWGFISAIIFTILFTCIFRYTRTGLAMRATAANQQAALSMGISVKRVFAISWSFAAIAAAVGGVIIGNISGISIHLGHIGLKVLSVIILGGLDSIVGAIVGGFIIGLLENFAGVYLDSYFGGGVKEVVPFVVLVIIIMIRPYGIFGKPIIERV; this comes from the coding sequence ATGGACATTATCCCACAGATTATTGTGAGCGGATTGGCCGCGGGGGGCGTTTACGGTTTGATCGCTCTGGGGTTTGTGCTCATTTATAAGGCTACGAGCATCCTGAATCTGGCGACGGGTGAATTCATGACCGTGGGGGCGTTCATATGCTTCACAGGGCTGACGTATCTTTCCCTTCCATTTTCCGTCGCTTTCATTGGCACACTTTTGTTTGCCGCTTTCCTGGGAATAATCGTGGAGCGGCTCATGCTCAGGCCTCTTATCGGTGAGCCCATCATATCGGTAATCATGGTGACAATCGGATTAGGGAGTATTCTCAAGGGATTGACTCATATGATTTGGTCCCCTGAATATCGCAGTTTTCCTCGCATTTTCCCCCCTCAACCGCTGGACCTCGGGTTTGCCATTGTCCCTTCAGGGCTCCTCTGGGGGTTTATTTCTGCAATCATCTTCACGATTCTGTTCACGTGCATTTTTCGTTATACCCGTACCGGCCTTGCCATGAGAGCTACTGCGGCAAATCAGCAGGCGGCTCTATCAATGGGGATCAGCGTAAAGAGAGTATTTGCCATTTCCTGGAGCTTTGCAGCCATTGCAGCAGCAGTGGGTGGGGTCATCATAGGCAACATCAGCGGAATCAGCATTCACCTGGGGCATATAGGCCTCAAAGTGCTGTCGGTCATAATCTTGGGAGGGCTGGACAGCATAGTGGGTGCAATCGTCGGGGGCTTCATCATCGGACTACTGGAGAACTTTGCCGGGGTGTATCTCGATTCGTATTTCGGTGGCGGTGTTAAAGAAGTGGTCCCCTTCGTCGTACTGGTAATCATCATTATGATTCGACCCTACGGTATTTTCGGAAAACCGATCATAGAGAGAGTCTGA
- the efp gene encoding elongation factor P, translated as MYSTPDFRKGLKIELNGEPFAIVDFLHVKPGKGGAFVRTTLKSLISGNVIDRTFRSGEKVDKPNLEEKQMQFLYESEGEFHFMESETYEQLFLTEEQLGDARNYLQENVSVSVLFHNGKPIGVEVPIFVELTVTQTEPGVRGDTASGGSKPATLETGMTVQVPLFINEGDVLKIDTRVGKYIERVR; from the coding sequence ATGTACTCGACCCCTGACTTCAGAAAAGGGCTCAAGATAGAACTGAACGGAGAGCCATTCGCCATCGTTGATTTTCTTCATGTAAAACCCGGCAAAGGTGGAGCCTTTGTTCGTACTACGTTGAAGAGTCTCATTTCCGGTAACGTAATCGATCGCACCTTCAGGTCCGGTGAAAAAGTGGACAAACCGAATCTTGAAGAGAAACAGATGCAGTTCCTGTATGAATCGGAAGGCGAATTTCACTTCATGGAAAGTGAAACGTACGAGCAGTTGTTTCTGACTGAGGAACAGCTCGGTGACGCCCGCAACTACCTTCAGGAGAATGTTTCGGTAAGCGTTCTGTTCCACAATGGCAAACCCATCGGCGTGGAAGTTCCTATATTTGTGGAACTCACGGTGACGCAGACGGAGCCCGGAGTGCGGGGCGATACTGCGTCGGGTGGTTCAAAACCGGCAACCCTGGAAACCGGCATGACCGTACAGGTACCTCTTTTCATAAATGAAGGAGATGTGCTCAAAATCGATACTCGGGTCGGTAAGTATATTGAAAGAGTAAGATAA
- a CDS encoding branched-chain amino acid ABC transporter permease translates to MRCGDFKESYLEDEKIFQTWFVKFWLAALFLFLLAFPLLADSYMLYLANIIGFAIIGAVGLNLLTGFTGQISLGHAAFIGVGGYATAILMTRLNLPFWVALPIAGFISAGVGMVIGIPSLRVKGLYLVIATLAAQFILEFTFVHWESMTKGIRGINVPPPELGGFVFDTERSFYFITLALVVFAVFFARNLVRTRWGRAFVAIRDRDLAAEIMGINLFRYKLAAFALSSFYAGITGGLWVAFMKVVTPEHFPFGLSIQYLAMVIVGGLGTVLGSIFGAIFMTLVPELLNVFTGAAKDWFPGMDQLFIPMKDVIFGTLIVSFLIFEPHGLAEIWNRTKSFFSLWPFSY, encoded by the coding sequence ATGCGGTGCGGTGATTTCAAGGAATCGTACCTGGAAGATGAAAAAATATTCCAGACCTGGTTTGTCAAATTCTGGCTGGCCGCACTCTTCTTGTTTTTGTTGGCTTTTCCGTTGCTGGCCGATTCTTACATGCTCTATCTCGCAAACATCATCGGCTTCGCCATCATTGGAGCCGTGGGACTCAATTTGCTCACGGGTTTTACGGGACAGATTTCCCTCGGTCACGCCGCTTTTATCGGAGTGGGGGGATACGCCACGGCCATACTCATGACGCGGCTGAACCTGCCATTCTGGGTGGCTTTACCAATTGCAGGATTCATATCGGCCGGGGTGGGCATGGTGATCGGCATTCCTTCATTGCGTGTCAAAGGTCTCTACCTGGTCATCGCGACACTTGCCGCTCAGTTCATTCTCGAATTCACCTTTGTACATTGGGAATCCATGACCAAAGGTATTCGCGGGATCAACGTGCCTCCTCCGGAATTGGGAGGGTTTGTATTTGACACAGAGCGGAGCTTCTATTTCATAACGCTCGCCCTTGTCGTCTTTGCAGTGTTTTTTGCACGCAATCTGGTTAGAACCCGGTGGGGTAGGGCGTTTGTTGCCATACGTGACAGAGATTTAGCCGCAGAAATCATGGGCATCAACCTGTTTCGTTACAAACTCGCTGCTTTCGCTCTCAGCTCTTTCTATGCAGGAATAACCGGTGGCCTGTGGGTTGCCTTCATGAAAGTGGTCACTCCCGAGCATTTCCCTTTCGGTCTCTCAATTCAGTATCTGGCCATGGTGATCGTGGGAGGATTGGGGACGGTACTTGGGTCGATTTTTGGCGCAATTTTTATGACCCTGGTTCCTGAGCTGCTCAATGTGTTCACGGGTGCGGCCAAGGATTGGTTCCCCGGAATGGACCAGTTATTCATTCCCATGAAAGATGTGATCTTTGGCACGTTGATTGTCTCATTCCTCATTTTTGAGCCGCACGGGTTAGCGGAGATATGGAATCGGACCAAGAGTTTCTTCAGCCTATGGCCATTTTCCTATTGA
- a CDS encoding tetratricopeptide repeat protein, which produces MTQDTRIPSDKVIEELEGKIAANPDSGGAHYNLGLALFQRGEWDRAIQEFQAALKSQPGLMEARVNIAGVLLQKGEYDQCIEQSLKALEFRPDLIEACINIGLAFMHKGMVQQAVHSFEKALSINTDSIIAHVNLGNAYLTLGNFEKSVEHFLRAVEINPQFGMSHNNLAVAYMHKGDKEKAREYVDKALALGYPVHPEFLETIRQD; this is translated from the coding sequence ATGACGCAGGATACCAGGATACCATCCGACAAGGTTATTGAGGAGCTGGAAGGAAAGATAGCTGCAAATCCGGATTCCGGGGGGGCTCATTATAATTTGGGATTGGCCTTGTTCCAACGAGGCGAGTGGGATCGTGCCATCCAAGAATTTCAGGCCGCACTGAAAAGTCAGCCCGGCTTAATGGAAGCTCGTGTAAATATAGCTGGAGTCCTCCTCCAAAAAGGCGAATACGATCAATGCATAGAGCAGAGTCTCAAAGCGCTCGAGTTCCGACCCGATCTGATAGAGGCTTGCATAAATATCGGTCTTGCATTTATGCACAAAGGCATGGTGCAACAAGCAGTTCACAGTTTCGAGAAGGCTCTGAGTATCAATACCGATTCGATTATCGCGCATGTGAATCTGGGAAACGCTTATCTGACGCTGGGGAATTTTGAAAAAAGTGTGGAGCACTTTCTGCGGGCAGTGGAGATCAACCCGCAGTTCGGTATGTCCCACAATAATCTCGCAGTGGCTTACATGCATAAGGGCGACAAGGAAAAAGCACGAGAGTACGTTGACAAAGCGTTAGCACTGGGGTACCCGGTGCATCCGGAATTCCTCGAGACTATTCGTCAGGATTAG
- a CDS encoding AMP-binding protein: MALSLPSLLCENAAKFGPDRPALREKEFGIWQSVTWQKYLQNVKFLALGLVALGYRKGDKLAILGDNRPEWVYSELAIQCLGGASVGIFPDSHIDQVKYIINHSDAVFLVAEDQEQVDKFLELKDSCPGVRKVIVDDTKGMRHYDDPLIIPLKTVQDLGRDLDRHEPQLFQQYIDELTGDTVAIIAYTSGTTGLPKGAMLTHNNMIKMAANYDVIDPAYPTDNHVSFLPLPWVGEQMTAVSWNLYKGFTVNFPEKPETVAENIREIGPQILFAPPRFWEKICSDIQVKIQDAVWIKRFFYRFCMPLGYKIAQRRLENKSLGLFWKSVEFVCYFLIFRSLKNYFGLAHLRNVYTGGAALGPDIFNLFQALGVNIKQIYGQTETSGISVAHRNGDIKLHTVGRPIPEMEIKISDSGEILTRGPTVFAGYYKDEEATRKTMAGGWLNSGDQGILDEDGHLVMIDRMKDVIKLNDGTKFSPQLIENKLKFSIFVAEAVVVGKDRPFVAAMINIDMPNVGKWAENRKITYTTYTDLSQKDEVYDLIAKELAEANASLPKAARVKKFVMLHKELDADDDEMTRTRKVRRSFVEQRYSQLIEALYGDRERLDVSSDVKYRDGKEFRMQTRVQIKSVPEK; the protein is encoded by the coding sequence ATGGCGTTATCGCTTCCTTCTCTCCTCTGTGAAAATGCAGCGAAGTTCGGTCCGGACAGACCTGCGTTACGCGAAAAAGAATTCGGCATTTGGCAATCCGTCACCTGGCAGAAGTATCTGCAGAACGTCAAATTTCTGGCACTTGGGCTTGTCGCTTTAGGGTATCGGAAGGGAGACAAACTGGCGATCCTTGGCGATAACCGTCCGGAATGGGTCTACTCGGAGCTTGCCATACAGTGTTTGGGAGGCGCATCCGTCGGGATTTTTCCTGACAGCCACATTGACCAGGTGAAATACATCATCAATCATTCCGATGCAGTGTTTCTGGTGGCTGAAGACCAAGAGCAGGTGGACAAGTTTCTTGAACTGAAGGACTCGTGTCCGGGTGTACGGAAAGTCATTGTGGACGATACCAAAGGTATGCGGCACTATGACGATCCCCTTATCATCCCGCTGAAAACCGTCCAGGACTTGGGCCGGGATCTGGACAGACACGAACCACAATTATTTCAGCAGTATATCGATGAATTGACCGGCGATACCGTGGCAATAATAGCCTACACCTCCGGCACCACAGGGCTCCCCAAGGGCGCCATGTTGACCCATAACAACATGATCAAAATGGCTGCCAATTACGACGTGATCGATCCTGCATATCCTACGGACAATCATGTCTCGTTTCTGCCGCTTCCCTGGGTAGGGGAACAAATGACCGCAGTGTCCTGGAATCTGTACAAAGGATTCACTGTCAACTTTCCCGAAAAGCCCGAAACCGTTGCAGAAAACATCAGAGAGATTGGGCCGCAAATTCTTTTTGCTCCGCCTCGCTTCTGGGAAAAGATCTGCTCTGACATTCAAGTAAAAATTCAGGATGCGGTATGGATCAAGCGTTTCTTTTACCGCTTCTGCATGCCGCTCGGATATAAGATTGCGCAACGCAGGCTGGAAAACAAGTCCTTGGGATTGTTTTGGAAGTCAGTGGAATTTGTCTGTTATTTCCTGATATTCCGATCCCTGAAAAATTACTTCGGGCTCGCACATCTTCGCAACGTGTACACCGGAGGCGCAGCACTCGGACCTGACATTTTCAACCTGTTCCAAGCTTTAGGGGTTAACATCAAACAGATTTACGGACAGACAGAAACCTCGGGCATTTCGGTGGCCCATAGAAACGGGGACATCAAGCTTCACACCGTAGGCAGACCCATACCCGAAATGGAGATCAAGATTTCCGATTCAGGCGAGATTCTTACTCGTGGACCAACGGTGTTCGCAGGCTACTACAAAGACGAGGAAGCGACCCGGAAAACCATGGCCGGCGGGTGGCTGAATTCGGGTGATCAGGGGATTCTGGATGAAGACGGACATCTGGTCATGATCGACCGCATGAAAGATGTCATAAAACTCAATGACGGTACCAAATTTTCCCCGCAGTTGATCGAAAATAAGCTCAAATTCAGCATATTCGTGGCAGAAGCGGTGGTTGTGGGAAAGGATCGGCCGTTCGTTGCGGCAATGATCAACATAGACATGCCGAATGTGGGCAAATGGGCCGAAAACAGAAAAATCACGTACACCACATACACGGATCTTTCACAGAAAGACGAGGTGTACGACCTGATTGCCAAAGAGTTGGCCGAGGCGAATGCGTCACTCCCTAAAGCCGCACGCGTCAAGAAGTTTGTCATGCTTCACAAGGAATTGGACGCAGATGACGATGAGATGACGCGAACCCGCAAAGTGCGGCGTAGTTTTGTGGAACAGCGATATTCACAGCTCATTGAAGCGCTCTACGGCGATCGAGAACGATTGGACGTGTCGTCAGATGTCAAATACCGGGATGGCAAGGAATTCCGCATGCAAACCCGGGTGCAGATAAAGTCCGTTCCGGAGAAGTGA